CGTGATTTGGTATTTTCTCAGATGATGATTAGAACCGTGGCCAACAGTGGGGGGCGTTTGGTGGAAGTTTCTCTGGGCGAGGCATCACTCGTGTCCTCTGCTCAGTGACGGCCACGGGTGTCTCCACGAGCCTTCGCCCAACATCTGGGTCACATGATAAGGCAGCAGCTGATGCTGCAAGATCTGCTGCAATATGTCCTCTAATCCCCTGTGACAGCAGCTAAAGCCTTTGTTTCTCTACGTCTCACTCTACATgggaaataaaaagaacaacaacaactcatcATCTCCTCCTTATCAACCATGAATCAGCACTACCAACAATGACAATGCAGAAAAAAAGCTACTTGCTCCTACACTgtgtttacaaatgtggcctaaaatctttgaactGTATTTAtaaatccacaattttcacgtgtgtaatttgtgtcaatgtttctgaaaaacacgtgaaaatctaaaaaacacatgGTCAATgcctaaaaaaaacataatattttgcaccatattcgttttatcaacttgtaaaaacaggactactttacagttttagagcctgtgctccgccatctttaaatcacatgactgatgatgtcacaaggccccactgccCGCCTTTCTGATACTTTGGGCATTAATCACATTAGTAGCTTATAATCTTACTTCTAATGAATTAAGATAAAGACatttaaacaacataaaaacatatatcATTGCCATCTATACTTGTTGGATGTATCATATTTGATATGTCTGACGTTAAATGCTAGAACAGAGGGCAGACGAACATTGttttctgattggtcgactgtAGAAACCGTGTTTGGTTGAGACGATAGAAAACAAGAGAAGAAAAGACGTCGCAGTGAtgtttaaattataaatataaaagtcTGTCATTTCCAATCCAAAGCTTTAcgatgacatttatttttatagaagGAAGTTTGTAGCTGAAATTTCAATGTTTTCCTAGATTTGTGCACTTTGTTTTCAGCTCTCCAGGCCCCACATTGAAGTTTTCTACCTGATTACTCCCAGATTTGGTAGCGTGGGCTGAGCCGAGGAGCTCAGACTGACTCATTTGTCTCTCCGTATGTTCCTGAGCAGTTAAACAGTGGCTCATCTACAGCCTGAAGCTACAGGAAGTGACTCTATTAGTCCTAATGAAGGTCGTTTCATCATGTTTTGACTTTGTCTCCTCATGTTTGATCACTTTGacacacccccacccccacccccaccccatcccTTAGTAAGTCTGCTTATGGGGAgagattttcatgtttttatttagtttttcatgtttttttttttttttttagattttcttgCGTTTTTCTgactttcacatgtttttcagattctcacgggttttttttaaattttcatgtgtttttcattaACGTCATCAACACACAAATAAGGTAtgtgaaaaatctgaaaaacacacatgaaaattatgaacatatttgtgagaatccaaacacacaaaaacaagcctttctaagtgtgtgtgtgtgtacgcattacacactttattttcacgttttttttcagattttcacatttttttttaattttcacttgttttttttcagattttcatgtattttttagattttcacgtgttttttttaattttcacttgttttttttcagattttcacaggtttttcagattttcacaggttttttttagatttacactttttttttttaaattttcacttgtttttttttcagattttcaggtttttttttttttagattttcacgtctttttcagatgttttcacAAACGTCATcaaaacacgtgaaaattgtgcatagatttgtttacatttttgacaCAAATCTCTTTCCATACATTTCATAGTGTTTTTACCTTATTTTACctcctgccccccccccccgttcCTCCACACGTCTGCTCAGGTTCCACAGGAGGAGATTGGTCGGCTGGACTAAGCCCGTCCTTCATCTCCTGAACATTTCCTTGAGCTGAAAAGCCTCAGCTGTAGATGTGGGTGTCTGCACTCCAATTCCAGGTGCTTAGCTCTGCTCCCTGTCTGCAGCTTTCAAACGTTTTCTGTCCTtcatcaaaacattttcagctgTTCGAGCGAATCAATGAGTTGTATTGGTTTGGATGAGTGAAGCCAATGAAAGGCATCAATAATAACAGCCTGATGTCGTCACACACTCCACTGTAGAACAAGTGCTCACTGTGGCCTCGCTGGAACAGGGAAGAAACAAGAGCTAAAATAGGTGAACGAGCATTTCTAACTAATCTGTATGTCATAGAGTTTATATGTTTGTAACTCAGTCCTTTAAGAATAAAACTGAATCCTTTTATTGCCAATGTACAAAGTAGAACAAAATTGCAAATGCCCCCCAGATAATATTGAAGTACGTAAGTAAGTAAGATTCAAACCAGCACAAACTTATCAGAAAAACAATATAAAGTTctgtttgaataaaaggttcatcagaataaaaatggtataaaatatttaaaaagacacaaattcaAAAAGAGAGTATTTTATTTCCCATTATATAAGTAGTgcactgacacgctctggtaacacaagttagcgagtaaatctaACAAATAtgtccacaattttcacatgtttttttaatttagattttcatgttttttcgatttttatgtgtttttttttatattttcatgtttttttatattttcacgtgttttttttttgattttcacaatttgttttttttagattttcatatATGTctttagattttcacgtttttagattttcatgggtttttttttagatttttttgtggcCTGGGAGTCATTGACAGACCGGCCCACTTCAtgcacggtgtgtgtgtgtgtgtgtgtgtgttaaacttAGTGAAGTGTCTGTCGTCCGTTCTCGCACTGTGGCCATCAGAGTGGTTTCCTTAATTTGGTCTGTTTttccggggggggggggcatccAGCAACCCAAGTTTCATGTCCtttgatgaaaaaaacactgcatttgATGCTGCTTTCattaatacaataaaatgtggcttagattgaggtttttttttttttttttttttagattttcacttgtttttccaAAACGTCATACATTTGGTACCATATTTAGTCTCcctttaaacagtgcgctgacacgctctggtgacTAAAGTTAGCGTGTAAATCAAGGAGCGTTGAAGAAGAGATAGAATTGATTGATTCATTGGTTTGAATGAGTGAAGCCAGTGAAAGGCATCAATAATACCAACCTGATGTCATCAAACACTCCACAGTTAGAATAAGTTCTCACTGTGGCCTcgctggaattaaaaaaaaaaggccaaagtAGGTGAACGAGCATTTCTAACAAATCTGTATGCAATAGCGTAATGATTGGACGCACGCTGGCAGAATTTTAATCAGCCCAGCAAATCTAAATTCAAGGTCTGCGTGCGGCCACCTTGTGAAACAAAGACATCAAATGTCCCCTCAGTGGAGGGAGCTGGAGACGGAGGTGTCGACAGCCTTCAGACGTCCTTCGTCCACTTCCTGAATAATTAGCCGCTGACCAACGCCGCCCGTCGCCGGCGTCCAAAGTGACTTTCAGAGCTCTGCTCACGGCCTGAGTCACAGGTTTGGACGTTTCACTCACACATGGATGCATTGGTTGTACAAATATTCATCCAGAGTGGATGAATAATGTGAGGCTGTAATGGATTCCACTGGTACATAAACAGCTCTGCAGCGCTGGGatttggataaataaatatgtaatctCAGCCTGTCTATGGATGCATAATAATAACCTGACGCACGCATTAATGCAACCTCTAAACACTGACATTTGGTGCATTACAATTCAGCAGAATTCAACTTTACATCTCATGTGCCTGGCAGTGGCCTCGTCTGCAGACAGGAAACAATCAGATACAGCACTTCCTGTTGTGCTCTAAACAATAAAATCCCTCCTAAATGTAGAAAACCAATATCTACCTTAattatactttttatttgtaatgcactttacaataaaaacaatctcAAAGTACTACaggttaaaaaatatttttttaattaataaaatacaaaaaaaaccctaaagtttggctaaaaaagaaagagaagacaCTTAATTCACCCTATTAATttagtaaattaaataaataaattattgttaatttattatttaatttaatttattatattttttaattcattaattattgTTAGATTTCAATGTATTAATTATCATTAAATCTTTAATGAATTCATAAAATGATTCCCACAGTTTATGTTCTTGTAGAATCTgattcttcacattttttttcctgaaacaTCCTCAATAAGACGTTATTTAAAAGACTGAAATACATGAATATGTTCCAAGTATATGAAATGTGTGGCTATTACTGTAATAAATGAATGACTGTTAAAAAGACAGGTGTCTGGTTATTAATGTTCACATTCCACAGACGAGCCGTAGCCTGAAGACATGAGTTGATAAGATCTGGTGACGACTTTAATGATTAAAAGGACATAAAGCATCTTATCTACAGATAAACGACTTTACCAGAAACCATTAAGGTTTATTTAAAACCATTAAATGAGCTTTAAATCCTGAGGGAGTCGATGCAGCGCTTTTATGAATAGTGAGATGACGTaaatatgtttgtgtaattCATGATTTCTACTTTATCAATGATTCACCATGAGTGTCTAAACTCTGCAGGTTTCAATCTAACCATGACGTCGGTTTAAATACCAAGAGTGTTGGAGCAGcgaagaaactaggaatattttctgaacaatttgagccaatttttgcttatttttaccctttttctgcaactacaccaaactcaccatattttaacctattttaatcactttttcttgccatatttttgctccttttaatgcatttttctgcattaatccaatttttctacacattttttccactttgaagacatatttagcacttataaaccatttccaccacttttacacctaatgtcacatatgttgacccattattgtcacttttaacctcttttcaccagatttcatgattattttttgccaaattaaccacactcaccatttgtcatgctcattatttatcagtttaaactaattgtttaattttatgactttttctgtcctttttgcccactctaatttgcaacttttaaccaatttctgtgttttaaaaatccaaattcaccatttttggtcacttttaacccattttatttctgattaaaataagaatttacatctttaagatgactatatactatggcccaaatattAATAAACTTTCTGTTtcacagtggatattattcagatgaataaataaataaataaataaataaaggttgaGAGCCACTGAAATAAACCGTATTATTGAGGTAAAATTACAGGCTCtcgcacttttaatttgaaagcgCCTCTGCGTCCTGTTCCGGCCTGAAAGTGGCGTTCAGTGACATCTGGAGCATCTGTCAGTGCCCATCACTCCCTCCGCtgccacaggcacacacacccacccgcGCACTGGGAACACTGGGGCCGATGGTGCGCTTTAACTTCACCtgattggtgtttttttttactcttttcaaCTCTTTGTCTCGTTTCTTTTCCACCAAACATTTCCCTGCGGAGCGGCTCCACGGATCCTCTGTCGCGCGCTGGTCCCGGAGCGGCGCGCACGCGCAGGAAGGGCTCGGTGGTGTTCGTGGTCGCCGCCGTCGCGATGGTTCTGCTCATCCTGTCCGTGGCGGTTCCGTTGGTGCTGCTGAGCACCTCACAGACACACGCGCACTACGAGATGATGGGCACGTGCCGGATGGTGTGTGacccgtacagccccaaacccGGGGGGGCCACGGCCATGGAGGGGGTCCAGAGCTTCAATGACGTCGCCCCGGAGACGCCGACCGCGCAGGGGAGACGCGGGGAGCCAGGGAGACCCGGCAAACCCGGTCCGAGGGGCCCACCGGGGGAACCAGGAGCCCCGGGTCCAAGGGGACCCCCGGGGGAGCGCGGGGAGGGGAAACTGGGCCTCCTCCCCgcagacaacaacaacaacgagcTTGAGGGTGGGAACTCCACCGTGACCAGCTACCGGATCGCCTTCTACGTGGGTCTGAAGAACCCGCACGAGGGATACGAGGTGTTAAAGTTTGATGACGTGATTACAAACTTAGGGAACCACTACGACTCCAGCACCGGGAAGTTCACCTGTCACGTTTCCGGGATGTATTTCTTCACCTATCACGTGCTGATGCGCGGAGGGGACGGCACGAGCATGTGGGCCGACCTCTGCAAGAACGGACAGGTGAGGTCAGCACCGCAGGACACGTGCGGTGtccaaatgtgacttttacgCACGAAATGCGCCGAGTTTAAAGCTGAAATCTCACTCATACATGCTCATCATGTGGAACATGTGACGGTAGAGTGAagtgaaatgtatttatgaaGAAGTCAAAGTGTTGCTCACACCTCATCAAGCCTCTGTCTGTCCAGTATGTCTGTGGAGCTCGTGCGTAAAAGACGCACGACGTGCCTCATCAACGCATTTTGGGGTGAGATTTGTcttaaaaatattcataaatgtatcCACAATTGACGTTTCTAGAAAACACGTgggcatattaaaaaaaaccaaaaaaaaaaagatgtgaaaatcTAGAAAAACACGtgtgaaaataacaaaacaacgtgaaaaaaatataaaacaatcctgaaaaaaaaaattgtgaaaatctgaaaaacacatgaaaataataatttaaaaaaaaaaaaaaaaaacacgtgagaAAAATCTAGAAACACACATGAAAATCTAGACTGCGACATGTGGAAAAAGCATTTGCAAATCTAGAACGATCTagaaaaaatgtgtgaaaatctaaaaactgtgtttaaaaaacacattaaaattgtggatatatttttgagacaaatctctcgcTATAACTCAGAGCTTCATTTGTATGCGAGTCTTTGATCACCAAAGGGTAATTGATATTTTCCTGGCTGTTTCTGAGGAGGAGTAAATGcactatctatatctatattctGCGTCTCATGCCTCTCAGCTGTGTGTGAACTTCTCTCCTCATCTTATCTCCTCCTCCAGGTTCGTGCCAGCGCCATCGCTCAGGACGCAGACCAGAACTACGACTACGCCAGTAACAGCGCCGTGCTGCATCTGGACTCTGGAGATGAAGTCTACGTTAAACTGGACGGTGGGAAAGCCCACGGAGGGAATAACAACAAGTACAGCACCTTCTCTGGGTTTATCCTATACCCAGACTAACCTGGACCACCACCACTGCACGTCCACGGACTCAACTCCTTTTGTacatatattcatttatttggtgTGCATGTGATCTGTTTGTAGATGTAGTAACTAGAAGTTTCCTTCAACACTGGATGCTCATTGGATGTTTATTGGCTTTGGAGCAAAACATCGAgatgtgttttaaaattattcacaaatatatccacaattttcacatgtatttttcagaaacgtcatcgacacaaaTTATGCAtgtgaaaaatctgaaaaatacatgtgaaaatttttttttttccagacaaATCTCTCCTCATATATAAATCTGCCAATTTATTGTGAAACTGGAAGTGAAATTATCATTTGAAATAACATCACATGGTTTTAAACGTTCAATCGTTTCTGAAAAAGCAGATCTTTAGATGATCTTTGAGTCGAACATGTAACGTGCGTGATTTGTTGCTCCTTCAGCAGCTTTTCTCACTGTTTAACGCACGTTTAACATCGTTTTAAAGCCTGTCTGTGTCGTTCCAATCACGGCTCAAATTGGTGATACAGTAAAAATCATcagatcatttatttttatcctcTTAACATTTGAAATCGGCTTTAAATCAAAAGATCTAACGAACTACAAAAGGAAAATCGGGAAGTTTGAGGGAAAAACATGGAGCAGTTTGACCTGAAGTGGGCAGGAAAACGatgaatttcaacattattctgctctataaatatatataaagtaatGGAAGCTACAGACGATAGCGACTCTTTACATTTCCTTGACTTTGTGATcaattttgggaaaaaattgtggaataattttaataaaattgcaggattttggaaaagataaatatttcaaaaatggctgacatcatgtgataaaagcgtggTAAAAACATTGTGGTTACtaattgaatttatgtatttggaatggctgagatatctacaactgaactaCTTGGTTTTTCTACAAAATGGTTCATGATTTCactaaattcaactttattcctggggccgaatttgatgctcggAAGCAGTGGTTTTAACCCTTTCaagtccatccataaagtcagtaaaatgatggtctattgttctatgaatctgtgataaccacatttatttattcatctgaataacatttattattattatagtcatcttaaagatagaaatcctggttttaatcactaataaaatgggttcaaactcaacaaaaatggtggaaaatggaattttaaaagccacaaaaattggttaaaagttgttaaTTAgggtggacaaaaacagacagtcaaagtggtaaaaaaggttcaaagtgtcaatattagaacaattagtttaaactgcaaaaaaataagcatgcaTGAATaagtgtgaatgtggttaaa
This is a stretch of genomic DNA from Gouania willdenowi chromosome 2, fGouWil2.1, whole genome shotgun sequence. It encodes these proteins:
- the c1ql2 gene encoding complement C1q-like protein 2, coding for MVLLILSVAVPLVLLSTSQTHAHYEMMGTCRMVCDPYSPKPGGATAMEGVQSFNDVAPETPTAQGRRGEPGRPGKPGPRGPPGEPGAPGPRGPPGERGEGKLGLLPADNNNNELEGGNSTVTSYRIAFYVGLKNPHEGYEVLKFDDVITNLGNHYDSSTGKFTCHVSGMYFFTYHVLMRGGDGTSMWADLCKNGQVRASAIAQDADQNYDYASNSAVLHLDSGDEVYVKLDGGKAHGGNNNKYSTFSGFILYPD